A portion of the uncultured Draconibacterium sp. genome contains these proteins:
- a CDS encoding rhodanese-like domain-containing protein: protein MNARIKISLLLAGVGLILAFLPFNAAKSFQLKPTELLEISSNSDMYFSVDEVARFVNNEDTTIQLIDLRSTSEFMESNIPGSINIPFNDLLNPNWEGYLNQDKVRNVYYANGDETANMAWTIVSGLGYANSFVMKGGMNEWYKTVMLSKFEGERITPRENALFENRYKARKTFNQINSLPDSLKTQYLEAKRLEESQLDGGC, encoded by the coding sequence ATGAATGCACGAATAAAAATATCTTTATTACTGGCAGGCGTTGGATTAATTCTGGCTTTTCTGCCTTTTAATGCAGCAAAATCATTTCAGTTAAAACCCACGGAATTATTGGAAATTTCATCGAATTCCGACATGTATTTTTCGGTTGACGAAGTAGCGCGTTTTGTAAATAACGAAGACACCACTATTCAACTCATTGATTTGCGTAGTACTTCCGAATTTATGGAAAGTAACATTCCGGGCTCGATAAATATTCCATTCAACGATCTCCTCAATCCTAACTGGGAAGGTTACCTGAATCAGGACAAAGTTAGAAATGTTTATTACGCAAACGGCGACGAAACGGCGAACATGGCGTGGACAATTGTAAGCGGACTGGGCTACGCGAATTCATTTGTAATGAAAGGCGGAATGAATGAATGGTATAAAACGGTAATGTTGAGCAAATTTGAAGGTGAACGGATTACACCACGCGAAAATGCACTGTTCGAAAATCGTTACAAAGCACGAAAAACATTTAATCAAATCAACAGTTTGCCCGACAGTTTAAAAACGCAATACCTCGAAGCAAAACGGCTGGAAGAATCACAGCTTGACGGAGGTTGCTAA
- a CDS encoding YeeE/YedE thiosulfate transporter family protein: MGPITILNNFPEWLNLGIGFFIGIGFGFALEQAGFSSSRKLAGMFYGYDTTVLKVFFTAAIVALAGSQLLSYFGLLDLNLVYVNPYYVTATLVGGVIMGAGFIMGGFCPGTGISALSIGKIDALFFLVGGLSGAFLFAETYPMIQTLAGANYKGPVRVDEWLGVSPGVFSFLLIAAAIAMFWLAELAEKKYARNEITSEI; this comes from the coding sequence ATGGGACCGATTACAATACTTAACAACTTTCCGGAGTGGCTCAACCTCGGCATCGGATTTTTTATAGGAATTGGCTTTGGCTTTGCGCTGGAGCAAGCCGGATTTTCATCGAGCCGCAAACTGGCCGGCATGTTTTATGGCTACGACACTACGGTTTTAAAAGTATTTTTTACCGCTGCAATCGTGGCACTGGCCGGATCACAATTGCTCAGCTATTTTGGTCTGCTCGATTTAAACCTGGTGTATGTAAATCCGTATTATGTAACCGCCACACTGGTGGGCGGCGTAATTATGGGAGCCGGATTTATTATGGGCGGTTTTTGCCCGGGAACCGGAATCAGCGCTTTGTCGATTGGGAAAATCGATGCTTTGTTTTTCCTGGTCGGTGGATTAAGCGGTGCATTTCTTTTTGCCGAAACCTACCCGATGATCCAGACACTGGCCGGAGCAAATTACAAAGGCCCGGTGCGTGTGGATGAATGGCTGGGCGTTTCTCCCGGAGTTTTTTCATTTCTGCTGATTGCCGCTGCCATAGCAATGTTTTGGCTGGCCGAACTGGCTGAGAAGAAATATGCACGAAACGAAATCACATCTGAAATTTGA
- a CDS encoding YeeE/YedE thiosulfate transporter family protein, with protein MRKKYMNPYLAGVLLGLVLLSAMFFSGRGLGASGGLKYAVVAAVESVDHQHAMESPYYSKYFADGENPLKSWLALEVLGMFLGGFISGAISGRLKFKIEKSPKISNGKRLLFAFLGGVFFVYGAQLARGCTSGAALSGMAVLSVAGFMTMLGIFGSAFLFAWFFRKLWI; from the coding sequence ATGAGAAAGAAATACATGAACCCATACCTGGCGGGAGTGTTGCTTGGCTTGGTACTTTTAAGCGCCATGTTCTTTTCAGGACGCGGACTGGGCGCCAGCGGTGGATTAAAATACGCTGTTGTGGCAGCCGTTGAATCAGTTGATCACCAACACGCCATGGAATCGCCGTATTATAGCAAATATTTTGCCGATGGTGAGAATCCACTAAAAAGCTGGCTGGCACTTGAAGTACTCGGAATGTTTTTAGGCGGATTTATTTCGGGAGCCATTTCAGGCCGCTTAAAATTCAAAATTGAAAAATCGCCGAAAATATCGAATGGCAAACGCTTGTTGTTTGCCTTTTTGGGAGGTGTGTTTTTTGTATACGGCGCACAACTGGCCCGCGGATGTACCAGTGGGGCTGCACTCTCGGGAATGGCAGTACTTTCAGTAGCCGGATTTATGACCATGCTCGGCATTTTTGGCTCTGCCTTCCTTTTTGCATGGTTTTTCAGAAAACTCTGGATTTAA